In Gigantopelta aegis isolate Gae_Host chromosome 14, Gae_host_genome, whole genome shotgun sequence, the following proteins share a genomic window:
- the LOC121388218 gene encoding brain-specific serine protease 4-like, translated as MGGNTVSVCNRPWMVHLVVHIDPDLDLPACAGVLISDTQILTSKICAEDFINNPPPGSTILAKFADSEKYLETIREITSDKVTVNGDIAMVTFSPKVPTAKDFCILPVCLPDQTTVFTEDSNQKCKIASWGFPVTDTLQEADVALMPSYACKLVLSALASVNINIKTPSAGICTDPTGATSSACKLDEGGMLLCQDQGDATGNNWILAGVTYGAPCNASLPNTFVNVTSNLDFIMSNLV; from the exons ATGGGTGGAAACACAGTCTCAGTGTGCAACAGACCATGGATGGTGCATTTAGTAGTTCATATTGACCCTGACCTTGACCTGCCAGCATGCGCAGGCGTTCTCATCAGTGACACCCAGATTTTGACTTCAAAAATCTGCGCCGAAGATTT CATAAATAATCCACCACCTGGGTCTACCATACTCGCAAAGTTCGCCGATTCCGAGAAATACCTGGAAACAATAAGGGAAATAACTTCTGACAAAGTGACGGTGAATG GTGACATCGCTATGGTGACTTTCAGTCCCAAAGTTCCAACTGCTAAAGACTTTTGTATACTTCCGGTGTGTCTGCCCGACCAAACGACTGTCTTCACGGAAGATTCAAACCAGAAATGCAAAATAGCGTCCTGGGGATTTCCTG TAACCGACACCCTGCAAGAAGCTGACGTGGCCCTCATGCCTTCCTACGCGTGCAAGTTGGTTCTGTCTGCACTGGCAAGCGTTAACATCAACATTAAGACACCGAGCGCTGGCATATGCACTGATCCGACGGGAGCGACTAGTTCAGCTTGCAAG CTGGACGAAGGGGGCATGCTACTCTGCCAGGACCAAGGGGACGCAACTGGAAACAACTGGATTCTAGCTGGCGTTACCTACGGAGCGCCTTGTAATGCTTCGCTGCCTAACACATTCGTCAACGTCACGAGTAACCTAGACTTCATCATGTCTAATTTAGTATGA